AAAATTGCATAGAAGCAACCTGTGGACCATTTGCACCTAAATCTTCTGCCATTAAAGAAATATCTGACATTCCACCGGGGGAAGCAGAAAGTAAAGCAGTGGATAAAGAAAACTTAGTTGTCCTATACAAAAAGAAACCTACAAAAACATTCATCAAGCAAAATCCAATAATTATTAAAATAATAGGTAAAACTAAATCCTTTAAAGCAATTACATCAGTTAATGTAACCTTAGCTCCGATTAAAGCTCCTCCAAAAGATTGAATAATTTTTCTAAGTGTTAAAGGCATATATGCTCTATGAGTTTTTACATTGAAATATGCAACCAAAGCCATAGAACAACTCATAGTTCCAGCAGGTAAATGAGTAAAATAACCTATTACTCCTCCAATTATTCCAATAATAATAGTAAAAAGTAAAGATTTTTTATTTTTATTTTCAATTTTTTCCTCTTCTTTAATTTCATTTTTTATTTCTTGTTCAAAACTAACATTTTTTTTATTATTTCTGTCATAACATTTTTTTGTAAAAAATGGAACAAAAGCAATAACTAAAATCAATCTAATAAGTTGCAATAGTGCAACCTGTGAGGTATTTGCCTTAAAATCATAGGCAATAAGAGAAATATCCATAATACCACCAGGGGCAGTTGCAAAAAAGGAAGTAAGGCTATCTATTCCTAAAAAGGTTGACATTAAATATGAAAGTAAAAAACTAAAAGCTATCATCAATACAACCATGGTCATTCCTGGGACAATAACTTTTTTTAACATTTTTATATCTTCTGAACGAAATTTATAACCTATAAATGTTCCAGTTGCAATTTGAGTTATAAATTTAAAATAAGTTGGAAAAAAAGCTCTGTTAAAAAGCACATTAAAAATAGCGACCAAAAATAATGCTCCTAACATATATGCAGCAGGAACTTTCTTTTTATCAGCTAAATAGCCTCCTAAAATTGCTATGATTATTGTCAGTATTAAATTAATTATATTTATAGAGTTCATATAAAAATCTCCTACCTAAAATATTCCAAGAATTTTTTGTAAACCTATACTAACTAAACTAATTGCAAGCCAGCAACAAAAACCAAGTGTCAAAGGTTTTGCACCAGAAAGTATAAGTTTTTTTATATTAGTGTTTAAACCGATAGCAACCATAGCCATAATTATAAAAAATTTACTTAAATGTTTTAAGAAAGAAAAAATATTATTTATTATCATAGAAATATTTTCAGTAATAATTCCAACTTCTATAAAATAATTACAAATTGTGGTAATAATTGAGGCTAAAATAAAATATACTATAAACATTGGAAAGATTTTTTTCAATGAAAAATTTTTAGTATTTGAATTTTTTTTAGAATTATAAACTGCTAAAAATAAGGTGATTGGTATTATAGCAAGTGTTCTTGTAAGTTTTACTATTGTAGCAGAGTCTAAAACTTGTGTTCCTGTATTGTGTATACTATCCCAAGCTGAAGCCGCTGCTGTAACAGATGATGTGTCATTCACAGCAGTACCTGCAAAAAGTGCAAAACCTTTATTAGAAAAATTTAACATATCACCAAGAGTTGGAAAAATTAATGCTGCAATAACATTAAATAAAAAAATTACAGATATAGCTTGAGCAATTTCATCATCATGTGCATCTATAACTGGTGCAGTTGCTGCAATAGCAGAGCCTCCACATATAGAAGAACCTACGCCTATAAGAGTTGCAATCTTAGTGGGAATATTTATAACTTTTGCTAAAATATAGGCAACTATCAATGATGTACTGATGGTAGAAATGATTATTGGTAAAGAGCTACTTCCTACTGAAATAACTGTTTGTAAATTTAAACCAAAGCCTAAAAGAATAACAGCATATTGTAAAACTTTTTTAGAAACAAAACTTATTCCTGTATCAAATTTGGCTCTATTTTTTAATATAAGAGCAACAATAACTCCAATAATAATTCCAAATACTGGTCCACCAACAACTGGAAATTCTTTACCTAACTTCCAAGCAGGTAAAGCAAGGATTAAACATAAAATAATTCCATTTAACTTACTATTCATATAAACCACCTTTTATTGAAAATTCCACTTTATAAAATCATAACTATTTTAAATTATAGCACAAAAAATAAAAGTTTATATTAATTAAAATTAATTTTTTATTGACATTTTTTTAATAAAGCTATAACCTATTACTAAATAAATAAGTGAGGCAATAAAATGAAAAAAATTAAATTTTTATTAGTATTTTTACCTCTGCTTTTAGGAGTTATAATATATCTTTTGTATAGAAGTAAAAATCTTTTTTACTTTAACTTTATACATTTTTTAAATATAAATGGATATGTTCTTCTAGCAAGAGAGGCAGCAACTTTATATAGAAAATTATTTCCAACTTGGGTAATATATTCACTTCCAGATGGATTATGGCTTTTTTCAACAGGAGCAGTTTTTTTAATTGCTAGAAAAAAATACCTTCTTCATTTTTTTTGGTTTTTATTCATATATCTTTTTGTTGTAGGTGGAGAATTTATCCAAAAATACTATGGAGGACATGGAACACCAATAGGAACTTACGATAAAACTGATATTATTGCTTTTACTTATGCATATATAAGTATAAATATCATTGCTATTATTTTAAGAATATTTGATAATAAGTATAAATATAAAGATAAAACTTCTAAGGAAGTAATGCAGAATATAAAATATACATTGATATTTTCAGTTTTAGGTTTATTACCAAATATGTTTTAGTTTGCTTTTATTTTTTTAGTCAGTTATAATGTAAAAATAGAATTTTATTAAATGGAGGGAATAGATGAGAAAGAAAAATGTTACAGTTTATTGTGGTGCTTCTTTTGGAAATGATGAAAGATACCAAGAAGTAACTAAAAAACTTGGAGAATGGATAGGAAAGAATAACTATAATTTAGTATATGGTGGAGGAAAATCAGGTTTAATGGGATTGATTGCTGATTCTGTTCTTGAAAATGGAGGAAAGGTTACAGGAATTATAACTCATTTCTTATCAGAAAGAGAAGTTGCTCACGAAGGAATAACAAAACTTATAAAAGTTGACACTATGTCTGAAAGAAAAAAGAAAATGGCAGATTTAGCTGATATTTTCATAGCTCTACCAGGAGGACCAGGAACTTTGGAAGAGATAACAGAGGTTGTTTCTTGGGCAGTTCTTGCTTTACACCCTTGTCCTTGTATATTTTTTAATTTTGATAATTATTATAATCATATCAGAGATTTT
This Fusobacterium animalis 7_1 DNA region includes the following protein-coding sequences:
- a CDS encoding AbrB family transcriptional regulator, which translates into the protein MNSINIINLILTIIIAILGGYLADKKKVPAAYMLGALFLVAIFNVLFNRAFFPTYFKFITQIATGTFIGYKFRSEDIKMLKKVIVPGMTMVVLMIAFSFLLSYLMSTFLGIDSLTSFFATAPGGIMDISLIAYDFKANTSQVALLQLIRLILVIAFVPFFTKKCYDRNNKKNVSFEQEIKNEIKEEEKIENKNKKSLLFTIIIGIIGGVIGYFTHLPAGTMSCSMALVAYFNVKTHRAYMPLTLRKIIQSFGGALIGAKVTLTDVIALKDLVLPIILIIIGFCLMNVFVGFFLYRTTKFSLSTALLSASPGGMSDISLMAEDLGANGPQVASMQFLRAIFIVGVYPIIIKILFA
- a CDS encoding YeiH family protein, with protein sequence MNSKLNGIILCLILALPAWKLGKEFPVVGGPVFGIIIGVIVALILKNRAKFDTGISFVSKKVLQYAVILLGFGLNLQTVISVGSSSLPIIISTISTSLIVAYILAKVINIPTKIATLIGVGSSICGGSAIAATAPVIDAHDDEIAQAISVIFLFNVIAALIFPTLGDMLNFSNKGFALFAGTAVNDTSSVTAAASAWDSIHNTGTQVLDSATIVKLTRTLAIIPITLFLAVYNSKKNSNTKNFSLKKIFPMFIVYFILASIITTICNYFIEVGIITENISMIINNIFSFLKHLSKFFIIMAMVAIGLNTNIKKLILSGAKPLTLGFCCWLAISLVSIGLQKILGIF
- a CDS encoding TIGR00730 family Rossman fold protein; the encoded protein is MRKKNVTVYCGASFGNDERYQEVTKKLGEWIGKNNYNLVYGGGKSGLMGLIADSVLENGGKVTGIITHFLSEREVAHEGITKLIKVDTMSERKKKMADLADIFIALPGGPGTLEEITEVVSWAVLALHPCPCIFFNFDNYYNHIRDFYDLMVEKGYMKKEARDKILFTDSFEKIEKFIADYKPPKAREYHGE